A genomic region of Saccopteryx bilineata isolate mSacBil1 chromosome 1, mSacBil1_pri_phased_curated, whole genome shotgun sequence contains the following coding sequences:
- the EIF3F gene encoding eukaryotic translation initiation factor 3 subunit F codes for MATPVVPASAPLAAPAPAAAPASALDAAPTSAPVLAPVPAPLPVPTPAPAASPDSAAAAAAAAPTAPGQPPTSAPAPAQTPAQALVGPALPGPFPGGRVVRLHPVILASIVDSYERRNEGAARVIGTLLGTVDKHSVEVTNCFSVPHNESEDEVAVDMEFAKNMYELHKKVSPNELILGWYATGHDITEHSVLIHEYYSREAPSPIHLTVDTGLQNGRMSIKAYVSTLMGVPGRTMGVMFTPLTVKYAYYDTERIGVDLIMKTCFSPSRVIGLSSDLQQVAGASARIQDALSTVLQYAEDVLSGKVSADNTVGRFLMSLVNQVPKIVPDDFETMLNSNINDLLMVTYLANLTQSQIALNEKLVNL; via the exons ATGGCCACACCGGTGGTACCGGCGAGTGCTCCTCTGGCCGCTCCAGCCCCTGCTGCGGCCCCAGCCTCAGCTCTGGACGCGGCCCCGACCTCAGCTCCAGTTCTGGCGCCAGTCCCAGCGCCGCTTCCAGTTCCCACTCCCGCGCCGGCCGCCTCCCCAGactcggcggcggcggcggcggcggctgcgccCACAGCCCCGGGCCAGCCCCCGACCTCAGCACCGGCCCCAGCGCAGACCCCGGCGCAGGCGCTGGTGGGTCCTGCTCTGCCAGGCCCCTTCCCCGGCGGCCGTGTGGTCCGGCTGCACCCGGTCATTTTGGCCTCCATCGTGGACAGCTACGAGCGCCGCAACGAGGGTGCTGCCCGCGTTATCGGGACTCTGCTGG GAACCGTTGACAAGCACTCAGTGGAAGTCACCAACTGCTTTTCAGTGCCGCACAATGAGTCCGAGGACGAG GTGGCTGTTGACATGGAGTTTGCTAAGAACATGTATGAATTGCACAAGAAAGTCTCTCCAAATGAACTCATTCTGGGCTG GTACGCTACCGGCCACGACATCACAGAGCACTCGGTGCTGATCCATGAGTACTACAGCCGGGAGGCCCCCAGCCCCATCCACCTCACTGTGGACACGGGCCTCCAGAACGGGCGCATGAGCATCAAGGCTTACGTCAG CACTTTAATGGGTGTCCCTGGGAGGACCATGGGGGTGATGTTCACACCTCTGACCGTGAAGTATGCGTATTATGACACCGAACGCATTGGAG TTGATCTGATCATGAAGACCTGTTTTAGCCCCAGCCGGGTGATTGGACTCTCAAGTGACTTACAGCAAGTCGCAGGGGCTTCGGCTCGTATCCAGGACGCCCTGAGCACAGTGTTGCAGTATGCGGAGGACGTGCTG TCTGGAAAGGTGTCAGCTGACAATACTGTGGGCCGTTtcctgatgagtctggttaaccAAGTACCCAAGATTGTTCCCGATGACTTCGAGACCATGCTCAACAGCAACATCAAT GACCTGCTGATGGTGACCTACCTGGCCAATCTCACCCAGTCGCAGATTGCCCTCAATGAGAAGCTTGTGAACCTGTGA